Proteins from one Nicotiana tabacum cultivar K326 chromosome 23, ASM71507v2, whole genome shotgun sequence genomic window:
- the LOC142177019 gene encoding uncharacterized protein LOC142177019, which yields MTTVSKNIVAEINKGLKLNGDNYETWSLKVQYVLKEQEALEAINNVMNEPEEDDTSQPRREREAYDSWNKKNSIARITLLSTLDDDIIREFKDHQRALDLWNALRKRFGTCSTARLRSLMIKFDSFKKRPEHSMKTHLRQMANMIEELKDAGHVLTDEQQIQAVIRSLPSS from the coding sequence atgacTACTGTTTCGAAAAATATTGTTGCTGAGATCAACAAAGGGTTGAAACTCAATGGTGACAACTATGAAACCTGGAGCTTGAAAGTCCAGTATGTGCTAAAGGAGCAAGAGGCTCTGGAGGCCATTAACAATGTCATGAATGAGCCTGAGGAAGACGACACTTCTCAGCCTAGGCGTGAGCGTGAAGCCTATGACAGTTGGAATAAAAAGAACTCCATTGCTCGCATTACGTTGTTGAGCACCTTAGATGATGACATTATAAGGGAGTTTAAGGATCACCAAAGAGCTTTGGATCTTTGGAATGCTTTGAGGAAAAGGTTTGGTACTTGTTCCACTGCAAGGTTGCGATCCTTAATGATCAAATTTGACTCATTTAAGAAACGCCCAGAACATTCAATGAAAACACATCTGAGGCAAATGGCAAATATGATCGAGGAGTTGAAAGATGCTGGTCATGTGTTGACTGATGAACAACAAATACAAGCTGTCATACGCTCTTTACCTAGTTCTTAA